The genomic DNA TCAATTTTTTGAATTGACACAGATTTTCCTCCTTAATGCACATTACAAGTTTATTACTTTAACTCCTTGTACGTAGATGTTTACAGAATCTACTGCTAGTCCTACAGTTTGATCTAATGTATATTTCACTTTCGTCTGCACGTTATGTGCTACTTCTGAAATTTTCGTACCATAGCTCACAATAATATACATATCAATATGTACTTCATCTTCATCTTTACGAACAATAACACCTCTAGTGAAGTTTTCTTTTCGTAAAATGTCTGTTAAACCATCTTTTAACTGATTTTTTGATGCCATACCTACGATACCGTAGCAATCTACTGCGGCACCTCCAGCAATTGTTGCAATTACATCTGTACTAATATCAATTTGACCATACTTCGTTTTAATTTCAATTGACATCTCGTTTCCCCCTTCATAAATGGTGAAAGTGAGCTAGACTACTTTAGTTACTATCATATAATCTTTTTAAAGAAAATTCCATCGTTCTTTCTTTTCACTCTCATATTTTATGTTTTAAATCACATTTTTTATGATGAGCAAAATAGTCCATTGTTATTATACAACATGTACCACTATAATATGTCAAGCAATTTTTCTTGATTTCAACTTTTCATCATCAACATATAGTGTCAAGTAATTTTTCTTGATTTCTTTTTTCTACGGTGTTGCATTCTCTTTTTAGTTGTGTTAAATTATAGTAGTGTTTTTAGCATCGCAAAAAAGACTAACATTGAAAAATTACGTATGGTAAGGTATCAAGGGAGGGAAATATAAATGGCTCGTGTTTGTGCTATCACCGGAAGAAAAGCTCGTTCTGGTAACTCTCGTTCTCACGCAATGAACGCTACAAAACGTAAATGGGGCGCTAACCTTCAAAAAGTTCGCGTACGCATCGACGGAAAAGTTCAACGTGTTTACGTTTCTGCTAGAGCATTAAAATCTGGCAAAATCGAACGTGTTTAATAATAAAAAAAAGAGCCGCTAGGCTCTTTTTTTACTATGACAATGGAAAAAGCACCGGTAATAGGTGCTTTTTTTAATCTTTTTTGAAGGTATTTAACATGGCACGAACAATTCCACCAAGAAATTTAGGTAACTTAATTGTATAAAATCTCATGGTTTCCCTCCTAATCCCCATTACTCCACTTGTTCACTATATGATGTAAGGAGCAAAATTGTTTCTTCAATCAGTGCTTCTTATCACCATTAATATGCCAGAAGTAAATGAAAAAGTACCTTTTTCCTTAACGAGTTCATTACTAATACAAAGTGTTGATCCCCATTCTATTGTTTTATTAGTTAGAGGATACTTAAAACCAAGTAATGTAATCCCTTCCACTATTTCAGTAACCGGTACAAAAGATACATAAGGGAAATCTTTATTTTCTTCAATTATATGTGTACCCACTTTTTTCACGCTTATTTCATTTTTATTGTCTACAATACACATTTCTATCCCTACTTCTAACCCTTTTAAAAGCATCTGGATATTCGCTAAACCGTGATCCAACCTTCCGCCAGTAGCACCAAAAATACGAATCAATGTTGGATTTTGTTCTAAGGCCCAGTTAATCGCAATTTCTAAATCTGTTTGATCTTTTTCACGAGGAACAATATGTAAGTCATTTGTTTGCTGCCCCATCCATACTAATTCCTCTTCAGTAACCGAATCGTAATCTCCAAACGCAACAGTTGGAGTAATTCCTCCTTTTAATAAACGATATACACCTCTATCAACTGCAGCCCACACTACTTTCTCATTTTCATATCGAGAAAAATCTGCACAATATTCCGCAGGTCCACCCGCTAAAATATGAATAATCATGTTTCCTTCCCCTTCTATTGTAAAAAGGCAATCTGCCATTCGGTAGATTGCCTTTTTACATATTTTTTCTCTATCCTTTATAAATTAGTGAAAACTTACTACACTAGAAGATTCACTGGGATAAAGACTCGTTCATTCATTATCCACGAATGACACGAATCGCTTCACCGCGATCTTTTTGATTGTATACTGCTGATCCAGCTACAAGTACATTTGCTCCTGCTTCAACACAAAGTCGTGCTGTTTCAGCGTTTACACCACCATCAACTTCAATTTCTACTTCTAGATTGCGCTCTTTAACCATTTCTGCAACTTGTTTAATTTTCGGTAATACAGAATGGATAAATTTCTGTCCACCAAATCCAGGGTTTACTGTCATAAGTAATACCATATCGATATCTTCTAATACATGCTCAATCGTTGAAACTGGCGTATGCGGATTTAATACAACTCCCGCTTTAATGCCATGAGATTTAATTAACTGAATTGTACGATGCAGATGAGGGCATGCCTCTACATGAACAGTAATAATATCCGCTCCCGCTTTTGCGAAAGTCGGGATATAGTTATCAGGATTTTGAATCATTAAATGCACATCTAATGGTAACGATGTAATCGGACGGATCGCTTCTACAATTAATGGTCCAATCGTAATGTTCGGTACGAAATGTCCATCCATTACATCGACGTGAATGTAATCTGCTCCGCCTTTCTCTACATCTTTAATCTCTTCCCCTAATTTTGAAAAATCTGCTGATAAGATCGATGGTGCAATTTTAATCATAACTAATACCTCGGCTTTCTCTCTCTAATTTCTTCTACGAATTGTTTGTAATTCTTATAACGATATTCTGTAATCTTCCCTTCTTCAATCGCTGCCTTCACAGCACATTTCGGTTCAGAAAGATGTGTACACCCTCTAAATTTACAGTATTGGCTCGCTTCTTTCAACTCTGGAAAACAATATGTAAGATCTTCTACTTCTATATCTATGAAATCAAGTGAACTAAAACCAGGTGTATCTGCAACTAGTCCGCTTCCAATCGCAATTAATTCCACGTGTCTTGTCGTATGTTTCCCGCGCCCTAAATGCGAGGAAATATCATTCGTTTTCAGTTCTAACTCTGGACGTAAAACGTTAAGCATAGAAGATTTTCCAACACCAGATTGCCCTGCAACGACAGAAACACAACCTTCTAAGAATGGTTTTAAAATATCAATACTTTCCGATGTATTTATAGAAGTAAATAATACATCATATCCCATCTCACGATAATCATTTGCATAAGATTCAACAGTCTCTCTCATTTTTTCATCCACTAAATCCATCTTACTAATGCAAATAATCGGCTTAATGTTATGATATTCAATCAGCACTAAAAATCGATCTAACAGTCCCGGATTAAAATCTGGTTCTACTGCAGAGAAAACAAGAATTGCTTGATCAACATTAGCAATAGGAGGCCTAACAAGTTCATTTTTTCGATCGAATACTTCAAGCACGTATCCTTCACTTGGATTATCAGCTTGAAAGACAACTTGGTCTCCTACCAGTGGTGTAATTTTATTTTTTCTAAACACACCACGCCCGCGACATTGTGTAATCCCTTCTTCATGCTGTACATAATAAAACCCGCTTAGAGCTTTTACAATTTTTCCTTCTGGCATATAATTCTCCTTTATTTTGTATAAAGTGAAGCTGTAATTAATATGGGATGTAATATGGAATGGATTAGAATTCTTTAAATAATGATTTCAAAACCCGTCATATATACAAGGTAATATATTTAATCTACCATCAAATTTAAAATATTATTTATAACAGTATCACTTTTATAGCTTTTTGAATCATATATTTTTGCCTGTTATACAGTCCACTATATGTAGACAGCATAACAGGCAAGAGTAATGAATTCCATCCTCTCTAAAAAGAAAATGGAATTCATTATTATTGAGTTGGGTATGGTACTTCTTTGTCGATAATCGTTACACCATCTCGTACAATTTTATAGTGTCCTTTTGTACCTTCTTGAATTACAAATTCTAATGAAATAGTTGCCGCCTCTGAAATTGTTCTAGTTTCAATTGGTCTATCCATTTTTTGTTGCATATCTTCTTTATAAATTTCTATCGTTTGCGGTTTTTTCTCACCTATTATAGAAGACTCATACGGAATAGAAATATTATCTACTTTCACAGTTTTCGTTACTTTCGGCTTAGGACCCTCTGAGATGATAATCGTCACTTTATCTCCTTCTTTTAACGGCGTTCCTGGTTTTGGAGATTGCGAAATTACAAGTCCTTTATCAACAGTATCGGAATACTCTCGTTTTATATCTGGAGTTAGTTTTCTCTCATTCAAATAACCATTTACACTATTTTCAGTCCATCCTGAAAAATCACCTGGTCTAATTTGATAAGGACCTTTACTTACCCAAATTTTCAGTTCTTGTTCCGCTTCTACTACCATTTGATCCGGCGTCGGAATTTGCTCAACGATTTCACCTTTTGGTCTATCATTTTCAATATAATTTATTGTAACTTGTTTATATTTTTCTTCTAATTCAGACCTTATGCTCTCAAAATCTTTTCCTGTGAAATCACTCATCTTACTTTTCTTTTTTCCACCTGATTGATAGATAGTAATTTTAGAGTTTTCTTTCACGACTCTTCCTGCCACAGGGTCTGTTTTTATCACATCACCGGTTTCAACATCATCAGTATATACAATATTAGGTTCCGTAACCTCAAAACCCTTTTCAACTAATGTATTTACTGCTGTCGTATATTTCATACCAGCCACATCAGGAACCTTCACATCTTTTGGAATAAAGAATCCCGGAATAACAGTAAGCGCTAACGTTATTCCAATCGCTAAAAGTAAAAATGTCGTAATTAAAACTTTAAGCCATTTATTACTTCGTTTTTTCTTCTTATTTAAATCAGTTTCTTCTTTTCTTTTCTGTTCATCCACTTTACTTCCTTTTAAAACAATTGTTTCATCAGTTACATTTTCGAATAATTGTTCCTGTTGAATAATCGGAATCGCTTTTGTCGCTTCCATATCTTCCGGTATGTAAAATGGCTGCTCATTTATCCTCTCTGGATATAGCGCAGTTTCAATATCTCGTTTCATCGCATTAGCAGATTGATATCGATGAAACGGATCTTTCGCAGTTGCCTTTAATATAATATTCTCGACACTTTGCGGAATATTTTCATTCCATCTTTTTGGTGACGGAATTTCACTTTGTAAATGTTTTAAAGCTATAGCAACAGCAGATTCGCCAGAAAACGGTTGTCTTCCTGTTAACAATTCAAACATAACAATCCCTAGGGAATAAATATCTGATTGTTTATTTGCTATCCCGCCGCGTGCTTGTTCTGGTGATAAGTAATGCACCGAACCGAGTACCGAATTTGTATGTGTAATTGTTGTTGCACTTGTAGCTGTCGCAATTCCAAAATCTGTTACTTTTATTACTCCATCAGCTCGAATTAAAATATTGTGCGGTTTAATATCACGATGCACAATTTCAAAATGATGGGCGTGTGCCATGGCGGATGTTAACTGCTCCATTATATCAAGAGCTTCTCCTATCGGTAACATCCCTCGCTCAATTATGTATTGCTTCAATGTTTGTCCTGGTACATACTCCATTACAAGATAATATATACCATCTTCTTCTCCGACATCATACATATTCACAATATTTGGATGCGACAACGTTGTAACAGACTGCGCTTCTCGATGGAAACGTTTAATAAACTCTTCGTTATTTGAATAGTCGAGTCTTAATATTTTTACCGCTACATCCCGGCCCAGTATATCATCATGAGCTAAATACACATTGGCCATTCCACCGCCACCTATCATTTTCAGCAGCTTATAACGGTCATTTAAGCGTTTTCCAATCAGCACGTTGCACTTCACCTACTTTCGTTTGTCGAACCCGCATAATCAATAAGAACAAGGGTGATATTATCTTCCCCGCCACGATCATTCGCCAATTGAATGAGACGTTGTCCCTTAGTTTCAAGCTGTTCATTTAACTGTAAAACTTGTTGCATATCAGCGATAGAAACTTTATTAGATAATCCATCAGAGCAAAGAAGTAACTGATCATCTTCCTCAAGCACCAATGTTTTAACATCTAATCCGACTTTTTCTTCTGTTCCTAATGCTCTTAACAAAACATTCTTTTTTGGGTGATATTCTGCGTCTTCTTTTGAAATTTCACCATGTCTCACAAGTTCATTCACAAGTGAGTGATCTTCCGTTACAAGCGAGATTTCCCCTTCTGATACCATATAACAACGACTATCTCCTATATGACCTATTGTCACAAAATTCGGCGTACAAATCGCTATTATAAGTGTTGTTCCCATGCCATTACATTCTACATGTTGCTTGGAGTACTCATATATACGCTCATTAATAATCCCAACACTAGTATGTAACCACTCTTCTACTTTTTTTGGCTCATTCATATTATGCGTTTGCTTCCAATAATCATGGAATAATTGAATGGTCATCGAGCTAGCTACATCACCAGCTCGATGACCTCCCATTCCATCTGCTACTACCGCTAAAATATTTCCATCTAAATTGTGAAAAACTCCTGCACTATCTTCATTATGTTGACGAACTTTTCCTTTATCTGATAGAAACACGGCCTTCATCTCGTCACCTCGTCTCTTCTTTACGCTCCTTCGCACGCAACTGACCGCAGGCTGCATCAATATCATGACCTTGTTCACGGCGAATTGTTACATTCACTCCACGATCTTTTAACGTTTTTTCAAACAAGAAAATTTGTTCACGTGGCGTACGTACATAATCACGTTCAGGTACGTAGTTTACCGGAATTAAGTTCACATGACATTTTACACCTTTTAAGAGTACAGCAAGCTCTTCAGCGTGCTCAACTTGGTCATTTTCGCCTCCAAATAGTCCATATTCAAAAGTAATACGACGCCCTGTTCTATTTACATAGTATTTAATAGCTTCCATTAAATCAGGCAGCTTATAAGCACGGTTAATCGGCATTAATTTTGAACGTAATTCTGAGTTTGGAGCATGCAATGAAATCGCAAAATTAATTTGTAAGTCTTCTTCAGCGAACTTATAAATTTTCGGGATAATTCCACTCGTCGAAACTGTCATATGTCTTGCACCAATATGAAGCCCTTTCTCATGGTTAATGATGCGTAAGAATCCCATTAAATTATCGTAGTTATCAAATGGTTCTCCAATTCCCATAACAACAAGAGAACTTACACGTTCTTCTGATTCATCAAGTGCACGCTGCACTTCTACTACTTGTGCTACAATTTCTCCAGCTTCTAGGTTTCGCTTTAAACCGCCAAGCGTCGAAGCACAGAACGTACAACCAATACGACAACCCACTTGCGTTGTTACACAAATGGAATTTCCATATTCATGTCGCATTAATACCGTTTCAATAGAATATCCATCATATAATTGGAATAAGAATTTAATTGTTCCATCCGAAGACGTTTGTTTTACTAACGTGTTTAAAGTAGTAATATCAAAGGAATTCGACAATTTATCACGCAATCCTTTAGAAAGGTTTGACATATCCTCATAATTTTTTACACGTTTTTTATATAACCAATCAAAAATTTGTCCAGCACGGAATTTTGGTTCTCCTTGTTCCTTTAACCAATCTTGCATTTCATGGAGTTGTAAAGAGTAAATTGATGGTTTTTTCGTTTCTAAATTTTTCTTTTGTTTTCTCACAGTCGTTTCCACGATGCTACACCTTCTTCCTTAAACAAGCAATATAAAAGCCATCTGTTGCAAAATAATGCGGTAAAATTTGTACTTGACCTTCATCAATATACTGACTTAACTTTTCTGGCATACGCTCTTTTATCGTAGTATCCCACTCAAATTCAGGATGCTCTTGTAAAAATCGTTCTATTACTTGTTCATTTTCTATTTTCTCAATTGTGCACGTACTATAAACAAGGCGACCACCTTGTTTTAATAACGGTGCTATTTTTTCTAGTATTGCAAGTTGAATCGTCGATAATCTTTCACTATCGCCTTTATCTTTACCTAACTTAATATCAGGCTTACGTCTAATTACACCAAATCCAGAACATGGTGCATCTACTAATATTTTATCAAACGTTTCATTCGCAAAGTGTTCTTGCACTTTTCTAGCATCTAGTGCTTTTGTTTCGACATTTTCTAGACCAAGTCGCTCTGCTTGTTGTTTAATTAAACGTACTTTGTGCGCATGTAAATCAAGAGACATAACTTTACCAGTTCCTTTTAATCGCTCTGCGATGTGCGTTGTTTTTCCGCCCGGAGCAGCACAGCTATCAAGAACTACATCTCCCTCATTCGGTTCTAAAGCGCGTGCTACCAGCATAGAACTTTCATCTTGAATAGAAAGAAAACCTTTTTTGAACGCATCTGTATGCGCTACATTCCCTCTTTCAATTTGAATTGCATCATCTGACAAATCGCCACGCTTCGCTTCTATACCTTCACTAGCCAGCAACTCAATTGCTTCTTCTACTGTTATTTTATCAACATTTACACGTGCTGTTGGTACAGGTGGTAACATGTTCACTTCACACATTTTCTCTGCAGTTTCTAAACCAAATTCTGAAGTCCACTCTTGGACAAGCCAAACTGGATGACTTGTTGCAATTGCCAGACGTTCTACTGGATCCTTGATTTCATCTACAGAAGGTACCCCTTCTCTCTGAATCGAACGTAGTACACCATTTACCATACCAGCAATTCCTTTATGCCCGCGACGCTTTGCAATCTCAACCGCTTCATGAATAGCCGCTCTTTCGGGCACTCTGTCTAAATAAATCATTTGATATAAAGATAAGCGAAGCAATACTCTTACCCACGCCTCAACCTTCTTTTTTAAAAAGGGCTGTAAATAATAATCTAATGTGTCACGGCGTTGAATCGTTCCATATACAATTTCAGTTAATAAACCAATATCTTTTCTATCAATTTCATTTTTTTCAATTAGATTATTTAAAAGTAAGTTACTGTATGCACCACTTTTTTCTACTTGAATTAAACCATCAAGAGCTAATTCACGAACATTTTGTCTCATGCATTTTCTCCTAACTTCGTTCCAATTTCAGGTTTTGTGCCACGTAAAAATTGCGAACAACTCATACGCTTTTTACCAGAAGGTTGCAATTCAGTAATTTTAACACCTGTTTCATTACCAGTTGCTACAACAAAGCCATCTTCTTCGATCGCAACAATCGTACCAGCTTCAGCCGCTTTCGTTACAGGTACTTTTTCTCCCCACCATACTTTCACAACTTGTCCTGCTAAAGTTGTATAAGCAACTGGCCATGGATTCAATCCGCGAATGTGATTGTATACTTCTTCACCTGTTTTTGTCCAATCAATTTTCTCTTGCTCACGTTTTATATTATACGCAAACGTTACTTCTTCTTCATTTTGTTTAATTGGTTCTAACTTACCTTGAATTAATAAAGGTACTGTTTTAGATAGAAGGTGTGCTCCCGCTTCACTTAACTTATCGAATAACGAGCCTGTCGTTTCACGCTCTTCAATTTCCACTTCTACTTGCGTTAAGATATCACCAGCATCCAATTTTTCTACCATATACATAATTGTAATACCCGTTTTTTCTTTACCTTCCATAATTGCATAATGGATTGGTGCACCACCACGAAGCTCTGGAAGTAAAGAAGCGTGGACATTTATACATCCGTACTTCGGTGCTTCTAAAATTTCATTTGGTACAATCTGACCGAACGCAGCTGTTACAATTAAATCTGGCTCTAATGCCAATACTTTTTCATATTCATCTTTTTCACGAATTCTTAGCGGTTGTAACACTGGAATACCGTGTTTTTCTGCTTCAACTTTAACAGGTGTTGGTGTTAATACTTTTTTTCTCCCTACTGGACGATCTGGTTGCGTCACAACACCTATTACATCATAGCCATCTTCAATAAGACGACGAAGCACCGGCACTGAAAAGTCCGGTGTTCCCATAAATACTACTTTTATCATTTAAAAACCGCTCCTTTTAACACCTATTCTAATTCGTTTTCCTCATAGTATCTTGTCACTTTCGATGTAAATAACACACCGTGTAAATGATCGATTTCATGTTGAATTGCACGCGCTAAAAACCCTTCTGCTTCTAGTAAAAACACTTTACCTCGGCGATTTTGTGCACGTACTTTAATATAATCCGCACGTTCCACTTCACCATAAAGTCCCGGGAAGCTTAAACAGCCTTCGGGACCTACTTGTTCACCACGTTTTTCTAATATCGACGGATTGATTAACTCAATCTTTCCAGTATCATCACCGATATCAACTACCGCAACTTGCAAGCTTACACCTACTTGAGGCGCAGCTAAACCGACTCCGTCCGCAATTAACATTGTTTCATGCATATCTTTCAACAATTTCACTAACTTTTTATCAAAGTTAATTACTCTTTCACACGGTGCTTCTAACACTTCATTTGGATGCTTTACTATTTCTAAAACTGCCATATTTCCCTCCGCTACATTAACATTGTTGGATTAAAATCAATTGAGATTTGTAGCTCTTTTTGCATTTCTGCTTGATAATGTTCATTTACCATTTTGAGCACGTTCTTTAAGTTTGGTTCCCGTTTGTATTTTATCATGCATTGATAACGATATCTATCTTTTATCCTTGGAATTGCTGAAGCAACCGGTCCTAACACCATTGTTTGCTCTGTGCAGTGTGACCGTAAATGACCGACAATTTTTTCCGTCACTTGTACTGCCTTTAATAATTCCGGGTGAGATACCGTCACAAGTACAACATAGTAATAAGGTGGATATTGTCTCGTTCGTCTCATCTGCATTTCTTGGTCAAAAAACACATCATATTGTTGGTTCTTTGCTAACTCTATACTGTAATGTTCTGGCGTATACGTTTGAATTATAACTTCCCCTGGTAATTCATGTCTGCCTGCTCGTCCACTTACTTGCGTCAACAACTGATAAGTCTTTTCACTCGCCCGAAAATCTGGTAAGTGAAGCATCGTATCTGCAGTTAAAACTCCGACGAGTGTTACTTTAGGAAAATCTAATCCTTTCGCAATCATTTGCGTTCCAAGTAATATATCTGCTTTTTCTTCCCCGAACGCCTTTAATAATTTTTCATGCATTCCTTTGCGACTTGTCGTATCTACATCCATCCGAATGACTCGTGCTTCTGGAAATAGTTTTGTAATTTCTTCTTCTACCTTTTGTGTACCTGTACCAAAGAAACGAATATATGTACTTTGACAAGCAGGACACGCAGTCGGCATATTCTCTTCGTAACTGCAATAATGACATTTTAAACGATGGTTCATTTTATGATATGTGAGCGAGATATCACAATGCGGACATTGTACAACATACCCGCAATCCCGGCACATAACAAATGTAGAATGACCTCTTCTATTTAAAAAGAGCACCATTTGTTCTTTCTTTTCTAATCGATCTGCTATTTTTTCATGCAGTGCCTTCGAAAACATGGAACGATTCCCGTCACGAAGTTCTTCACGCATATCAACAATTTCTACTGTCGGTAAGGCTTGTTCGTTCATACGCTTTTCCATCGTTAGTAATTCGTACACACCTTTTTTCGCTCTTGCAAACGATTCAAGTGTCGGTGTCGCACTACCAAGAACGATAGGACATTTATGATACTGTCCCCTCCACACAGCTACATCCCTTGCATGATACCTCGGATTATCTTCCTGCTTATAGCTCGATTCATGCTCCTCATCAATAATAATAATCCCTAAATTTTCAAAAGGAGCAAATACAGCTGAACGTGCACCAACTACGACTTTCACTTCTTTTCTTAAAATCTTACGCCATTCATCATATTTTTCTCCAACAGACAGCGCACTATGAAGAACCGCAACTTGCGAGCCAAATCTACCTTTGAAACGATCTACCATCTGAGGTGTTAGTGCAATTTCAGGAACAAGCACAATCGCTTCTTTTCCTTTCTCGAGCACCTCTGCTATAGATTGTAAATATACTTCTGTCTTTCCACTTCCTGTAACACCATATAGTAAAAATGGATTGTAAGTTTCATTTGCAATTGATGATAAAATTGGTGCAATAACTCGCTCTTGTTCCTCCGTAAGTGGGAATGGTTTCGTTTGTTCAAAATCATCATCGTCATATGGATTCCGATATACTTCCACATACTTTTCTGAGATTAGCCCCTTTTTAACAAGTGCTTTAATCGGAGCATCTGTTATTTGCAACTCTTCTGTTATCACTTTCAACGGCACACTTTTATAATTTTCCACAAAATAATAGAGTACATCTTGTTGTTTTTTACTTTTCAGTTCAAATGCTGCTAATTCTAATTTATCTTCTGGCAACTCCGGTTGAACAACTCTTTGTTTCTTCTTTTGCACTTTATCTTTTACCTGATAAACAACTTCAATCGTACCATTTTTAATTTCTTGTTGAATTGTGCGGTATAGATGCGGCTGCGTCTCAATCGCTTCCCATTCTATCGCCTCTTTATTCTGAAATAAAAACAGTAGTTCAGGCGCTACTTCTTCTTGTTTACGAAGTTGTAGACGCTTTTTATATGTTGCTTTTATCGCTGTTGGAAGCATGACTTGAAAAGCTGAAATCATATAACATAACGTTTCACTTGTAAGCCAATATCCAAGTTTTAATAATTCCTCGTTCAAAACCGGCGTTACATCTAATATTTCATGGATTGTCTTTAACTTCTTGCTTTCTACTTCAGCCGAATCTTTGATCCCAATAATAAAACCTTGCAATTTCCTTGGGCCAAATGGAACTACTACACGCATGCCTGTCTGGACAATATCTTCCCATTTTTTAGGGATAATATAATCAAATGGTCGATCTGTCTGACGTGCAGGTACATCAACAATTACACTTGCAAATTTCATAGACGACCATCTTCTAACATCATTTCAATTTGCTTTAATATTTCACGCGCAACTTCTTTCTTCGTTAAAAGTGGTAACTCGATAATCTCTCCATCTTTTCTATACATTGTTACAATATTCGTATCTGTACCAAATCCAGCTCCTTGCGCTTTTACATCATTCGCAACAATCATATTTGCATTTTTTTCACGCAATTTTCTCGTTGCGTATTCTTCTACATTTGTCGTTTCAGCCGCAAAACCAATAAGTAACTGTTGGTCTTTCTTTTCACCTAACGTTTTTAAAATATCTACTGTTCTCTCTAGTTCAATTACAGCATCACCATTTTTCTTTTTCATTTTATTATCATGAACATATTTCGGGCGATAATCTGCAACTGCTGCTGTTTTAATGACAACATCTACGTTCTGATAATGTTGAAGTACTGCCTCTAACATATCTTGTGCAGATTCCACTTGCACTGTCGTTACATGTACTGGTGGATTTAATGCTGTCGGTCCCGAAACGAGTATGACATCAGCACCTAAGTTCGCTGCCACTTCTGCAAGCGCATATCCCATTTTTCCAGAAGAAAAATTGGTCATAAAACGAACTGGATCAATCTTTTCACGAGTTGGACCAGCAGTTATTAATATCTTTTTTCCTTGCAATGTTTTTTTTTCTGAAAAGGCCTCTTCTAACCGTGCAATAATCGCTTCTGGTTCTTCTAATCTTCCCTTCGCTACATAACCACAAGCTAAAAAACCTTCTCCAGGCTCAATAAATATATATCCTAACGTTTTTAACGTCATCATATTTTTTTGAACAATTTTATTTTCATACATATGCACATTCATAGCAGGTGCAATCCACACTGGGGCTGTAGTAGCTAACAAAGTAGTTGTAATCATATCATCTGCAATACCGTTAGCTAACTTTCCAATACAATTAGCTGTAGCTGGTGCAACAAGTACAACATCTGCCCAATCTGCTAAATCGATATGA from Bacillus basilensis includes the following:
- the rpmB gene encoding 50S ribosomal protein L28 codes for the protein MARVCAITGRKARSGNSRSHAMNATKRKWGANLQKVRVRIDGKVQRVYVSARALKSGKIERV
- the rsgA gene encoding ribosome small subunit-dependent GTPase A, producing the protein MPEGKIVKALSGFYYVQHEEGITQCRGRGVFRKNKITPLVGDQVVFQADNPSEGYVLEVFDRKNELVRPPIANVDQAILVFSAVEPDFNPGLLDRFLVLIEYHNIKPIICISKMDLVDEKMRETVESYANDYREMGYDVLFTSINTSESIDILKPFLEGCVSVVAGQSGVGKSSMLNVLRPELELKTNDISSHLGRGKHTTRHVELIAIGSGLVADTPGFSSLDFIDIEVEDLTYCFPELKEASQYCKFRGCTHLSEPKCAVKAAIEEGKITEYRYKNYKQFVEEIRERKPRY
- the spoVM gene encoding stage V sporulation protein SpoVM, producing the protein MRFYTIKLPKFLGGIVRAMLNTFKKD
- the rpe gene encoding ribulose-phosphate 3-epimerase, which gives rise to MIKIAPSILSADFSKLGEEIKDVEKGGADYIHVDVMDGHFVPNITIGPLIVEAIRPITSLPLDVHLMIQNPDNYIPTFAKAGADIITVHVEACPHLHRTIQLIKSHGIKAGVVLNPHTPVSTIEHVLEDIDMVLLMTVNPGFGGQKFIHSVLPKIKQVAEMVKERNLEVEIEVDGGVNAETARLCVEAGANVLVAGSAVYNQKDRGEAIRVIRG
- a CDS encoding Asp23/Gls24 family envelope stress response protein — protein: MSIEIKTKYGQIDISTDVIATIAGGAAVDCYGIVGMASKNQLKDGLTDILRKENFTRGVIVRKDEDEVHIDMYIIVSYGTKISEVAHNVQTKVKYTLDQTVGLAVDSVNIYVQGVKVINL
- a CDS encoding thiamine diphosphokinase codes for the protein MADCLFTIEGEGNMIIHILAGGPAEYCADFSRYENEKVVWAAVDRGVYRLLKGGITPTVAFGDYDSVTEEELVWMGQQTNDLHIVPREKDQTDLEIAINWALEQNPTLIRIFGATGGRLDHGLANIQMLLKGLEVGIEMCIVDNKNEISVKKVGTHIIEENKDFPYVSFVPVTEIVEGITLLGFKYPLTNKTIEWGSTLCISNELVKEKGTFSFTSGILMVIRSTD
- the prkC gene encoding serine/threonine protein kinase PrkC, with amino-acid sequence MLIGKRLNDRYKLLKMIGGGGMANVYLAHDDILGRDVAVKILRLDYSNNEEFIKRFHREAQSVTTLSHPNIVNMYDVGEEDGIYYLVMEYVPGQTLKQYIIERGMLPIGEALDIMEQLTSAMAHAHHFEIVHRDIKPHNILIRADGVIKVTDFGIATATSATTITHTNSVLGSVHYLSPEQARGGIANKQSDIYSLGIVMFELLTGRQPFSGESAVAIALKHLQSEIPSPKRWNENIPQSVENIILKATAKDPFHRYQSANAMKRDIETALYPERINEQPFYIPEDMEATKAIPIIQQEQLFENVTDETIVLKGSKVDEQKRKEETDLNKKKKRSNKWLKVLITTFLLLAIGITLALTVIPGFFIPKDVKVPDVAGMKYTTAVNTLVEKGFEVTEPNIVYTDDVETGDVIKTDPVAGRVVKENSKITIYQSGGKKKSKMSDFTGKDFESIRSELEEKYKQVTINYIENDRPKGEIVEQIPTPDQMVVEAEQELKIWVSKGPYQIRPGDFSGWTENSVNGYLNERKLTPDIKREYSDTVDKGLVISQSPKPGTPLKEGDKVTIIISEGPKPKVTKTVKVDNISIPYESSIIGEKKPQTIEIYKEDMQQKMDRPIETRTISEAATISLEFVIQEGTKGHYKIVRDGVTIIDKEVPYPTQ